The genome window tttaatctctattcaattgtttttttttcagaggaGGAAGAGGTTGACAAAATGATGGAACAGAAACTTAaggaggaggaagagagaaaaagGAAGAAGGAGATGGAGGAGAGGATGTCTTTAGAAGAAACTAAAGAGCAGGTCTGTTGATTGATCTACTTTAAAGATGGAGTTTGTTATGTTGGTATGGGTTATTACTGTACCTATTCATATTACTTTTTTCATTGTTAGATTTCCTTAAGAGACACTgtgtttcatttataataataacagtaaACTTGACTATTTGTGATTCTTAATCAAAGCTCTTTCTTTCTCATTCTTCAGATTTTGAAGATGGAGGAGAAGCTGCAGTGTCTTCAGGAGGAGAAGCACCAGCTCTTCCTGCAGCTGAAAAAAGTCCTTCACGAAGAAGAGAAACGACGACGGAAGGAACAGAGGTAAAGAACAAAGAGCGATGAGATTCAGATATTTCACAATTATTTCACCTGCAGGAATTAAACCTTATTCAATGACATTTAAACTATATAACTTAATGATGACAAGCGAGATACACATAATTGCTTCAAACAATATTTACTCAACTAAAATCTACTTAAAATTGacattgttaattatttaataaacacatgtttttattacataataCACTAATTAACATCTATTCTCTGCTTGATCTGACAAATTGGTAGTTATATTACTTTACTTTGATAAATATGTGCACAGTGACATGACAACTCTGACTTCGGCAACATACCAGTCCAACATGGCCATCCACACAGGACAGCACCTTATCAGCATGCAAGGTGACCCTCATAAGCAACccctcaaaagaaagaaatgtgttgtttatgaATCAAGAATCCCCTTACAACTTTGAATTGCCTATAAATATTCTTTTCGTAGGAGGCCAGGTGAGTCATGGGCGACCTGGTCCTCTTCTGGGAGAACGAAGCAAACAGCTCTTTCAGTCACCGGTCATCCCAGTGAGTGTGACTGTTGAATGTAACGATAGTGTATGGTTGTATTTCAAATGTATGcttgtgtatgtttatttaaaagacGTGTGATTTGCCCCTCTGCAGACGCGCCATTTCCAGTCTCAGCCTGGATATAGTGCAAGTGGAACAGAGCATGGACAGTACTCTGGAGCCCAGCCTACTCACAGCCCGTACGGAGTCACCCAACCACAGCATACATCACCTTTTGCTTCTGCTCAGCCGGTGCCAGCCAGCTATGCCAGTGGTTCACAACTCAGA of Triplophysa dalaica isolate WHDGS20190420 chromosome 4, ASM1584641v1, whole genome shotgun sequence contains these proteins:
- the gps2 gene encoding G protein pathway suppressor 2 isoform X3, which encodes MLAPPVHTIMPALLDRPKLSNAMARALHKHIMRERERKRQEEEEVDKMMEQKLKEEEERKRKKEMEERMSLEETKEQILKMEEKLQCLQEEKHQLFLQLKKVLHEEEKRRRKEQSDMTTLTSATYQSNMAIHTGQHLISMQGGQVSHGRPGPLLGERSKQLFQSPVIPTRHFQSQPGYSASGTEHGQYSGAQPTHSPYGVTQPQHTSPFASAQPVPASYASGSQLRGASAFQAMQYLPHQQQGYAVHSHFTSQQGYIPSAGIPLQKQLEHANQQSGFTDSSPLRPMHPQALHVSGGGLLQSPSIAVQISPGKATFQSSSQPTPRHTYLSHCQSGQRFYHHSK
- the gps2 gene encoding G protein pathway suppressor 2 isoform X1, which translates into the protein MLAPPVHTIMPALLDRPKLSNAMARALHKHIMRERERKRQEEEEVDKMMEQKLKEEEERKRKKEMEERMSLEETKEQILKMEEKLQCLQEEKHQLFLQLKKVLHEEEKRRRKEQSDMTTLTSATYQSNMAIHTGQHLISMQGGQVSHGRPGPLLGERSKQLFQSPVIPTRHFQSQPGYSASGTEHGQYSGAQPTHSPYGVTQPQHTSPFASAQPVPASYASGSQLRGASAFQAMQYLPHQQQGYAVHSHFTSQQGYIPSAGIPLQKQLEHANQQSGFTDSSPLRPMHPQALHVSGGGLLQSPSIAVQISPGKSGLPYAHPSRPASPGAFTHSTPTQQAHAATFQSSSQPTPRHTYLSHCQSGQRFYHHSK
- the gps2 gene encoding G protein pathway suppressor 2 isoform X2 produces the protein MPALLDRPKLSNAMARALHKHIMRERERKRQEEEEVDKMMEQKLKEEEERKRKKEMEERMSLEETKEQILKMEEKLQCLQEEKHQLFLQLKKVLHEEEKRRRKEQSDMTTLTSATYQSNMAIHTGQHLISMQGGQVSHGRPGPLLGERSKQLFQSPVIPTRHFQSQPGYSASGTEHGQYSGAQPTHSPYGVTQPQHTSPFASAQPVPASYASGSQLRGASAFQAMQYLPHQQQGYAVHSHFTSQQGYIPSAGIPLQKQLEHANQQSGFTDSSPLRPMHPQALHVSGGGLLQSPSIAVQISPGKSGLPYAHPSRPASPGAFTHSTPTQQAHAATFQSSSQPTPRHTYLSHCQSGQRFYHHSK